In Oscillatoria acuminata PCC 6304, a single window of DNA contains:
- a CDS encoding NACHT domain-containing protein, which produces MMIPRKTIVADAATSITQIATDTLLEDKSKLLGIFPRTPDKKTKEAIAAASETYVNLYLQRYATIDLLGTRDPLPLESLYVEMQVREMEMPGMANPNAVPVESTPKSPIAVINEREGVMFWGAPGSGKSLLLRKIGLEALGGTRFGGVVRRGYIPVFIPLKTLSGGDGEIEKAIADEFRRCSFPAAERLVREALAQGRFLILLDDLHTIPSFVSAEAIARLEGFIESYPKNRYVACSRPGVINHHWRSFHPVAIAPLNEAQQASLIRQWYNTPSATTPSDELLRADLQRPENAHIRSLAEYPLSLTLLCLLYDKTHSVPENRAGLYLQTSHILLEAAGNIPMAPGVSPSPEMNRELAKLWLAQLAFRSAIAERSVFSGADLSSRIPVHLLDLHKDEYFPFSVPTNVNANATEHLNKNPPNPNPGRKNSLPTVPTNPNEKANHPSNKNPSVSMTPTIGETRYRVEKMLEKIALRSGLLLQIGPDRFAFTQVTWQEYFTAIYIDTYYLAAQISAKNLTLRHWQEVFLFVSGMRYPTADKLLILMESAAQKYLKTNKLRSLLRWASESTEEDDGPLPIAAKRTAALLLVLGLNATLEPDLSPENPYPTKSLARQLKQRGEVESPENVALSLCQTLGFNLSELITRAGRLAEDFTKNLAFISDRPLDVEKSAGELTRELARKLARDRTRQLVLDLDYLLDTPNNFALDRAGDLAFVSILTRLVEEVGIFKDCQETIAALQSLQTEIPDSNAAYQVHYEFRDRLRQTWLTALNLSSDRLKLSPEEKQALGDYLYANGLIVRCYHAASEVTPATWRVIQGRMLRGN; this is translated from the coding sequence ATGATGATTCCACGAAAAACGATTGTTGCGGATGCCGCTACCAGTATTACCCAAATTGCTACAGATACTCTCTTGGAAGATAAGAGTAAATTATTGGGCATTTTTCCCCGAACTCCGGATAAGAAAACCAAGGAGGCGATCGCCGCTGCCTCGGAGACTTATGTTAACCTCTATCTCCAACGATATGCCACGATTGATCTGTTAGGAACTCGCGATCCCCTGCCGTTGGAATCCCTGTATGTGGAGATGCAGGTGAGGGAGATGGAGATGCCGGGAATGGCGAACCCGAATGCTGTACCAGTCGAGTCTACTCCTAAATCCCCGATCGCTGTGATCAATGAACGGGAGGGGGTGATGTTCTGGGGTGCACCTGGTTCTGGAAAGTCGCTGTTACTGAGAAAAATCGGCCTAGAAGCGTTAGGGGGCACTCGGTTCGGGGGGGTGGTCAGGCGCGGGTATATTCCGGTGTTTATTCCCCTGAAAACCTTGAGTGGGGGGGACGGGGAAATTGAAAAAGCGATCGCTGATGAGTTTCGTCGCTGTAGTTTTCCGGCGGCGGAACGACTGGTGCGAGAGGCACTAGCTCAAGGTCGATTCTTGATTTTACTGGATGATTTACATACGATTCCCTCGTTTGTGAGCGCTGAGGCGATCGCCCGTTTGGAAGGGTTTATCGAAAGTTATCCCAAAAATCGCTATGTTGCTTGTTCCCGACCCGGCGTCATTAACCATCACTGGCGCAGCTTTCATCCGGTGGCGATCGCCCCGTTAAACGAGGCACAACAGGCGAGTTTGATCCGACAGTGGTATAACACCCCCTCCGCTACAACCCCCAGTGACGAATTGCTCCGGGCGGATTTACAACGCCCAGAAAATGCTCACATCCGCTCCTTGGCAGAGTATCCTCTCTCACTGACATTACTCTGTCTGCTGTATGATAAAACTCATTCTGTGCCGGAAAATCGGGCAGGGCTGTATTTACAGACTTCTCACATTTTGCTAGAAGCAGCCGGAAACATTCCTATGGCCCCGGGAGTCTCGCCGAGTCCTGAAATGAATCGGGAATTGGCAAAATTGTGGCTGGCACAATTAGCTTTCCGCAGTGCGATCGCTGAACGGTCGGTTTTCTCCGGTGCCGACTTGAGCAGTCGGATTCCCGTGCATTTGTTGGATTTACATAAAGATGAATATTTCCCCTTTTCTGTCCCAACAAATGTCAATGCTAACGCCACGGAACATTTAAACAAAAATCCGCCCAATCCCAACCCCGGGCGTAAAAACTCCTTGCCGACGGTTCCCACAAATCCGAATGAAAAGGCCAATCATCCCTCGAACAAAAATCCCTCGGTCTCCATGACGCCTACCATTGGAGAGACGCGCTATCGAGTGGAGAAAATGTTGGAGAAAATCGCGTTGCGGTCGGGTTTGCTGCTGCAAATTGGCCCGGATCGCTTTGCCTTCACTCAAGTGACTTGGCAAGAATATTTTACTGCAATTTATATCGATACCTATTATTTAGCGGCTCAAATTTCTGCTAAAAATTTAACCTTGCGCCACTGGCAAGAAGTCTTTTTATTTGTGTCGGGGATGCGCTATCCGACGGCAGATAAATTACTGATTTTGATGGAATCTGCGGCGCAAAAGTATCTGAAAACCAATAAGTTGCGATCGCTGTTGCGATGGGCCTCTGAATCGACGGAGGAGGATGATGGACCGCTTCCCATTGCCGCCAAACGCACGGCGGCGCTATTGCTAGTGCTGGGATTAAATGCGACCTTAGAACCGGATTTATCTCCGGAAAATCCTTATCCTACAAAGAGCCTTGCTCGACAATTGAAGCAGCGGGGGGAAGTAGAATCGCCGGAGAATGTGGCGTTGAGTCTCTGCCAAACTTTGGGGTTTAATTTGTCTGAACTGATTACTCGTGCAGGCCGGTTGGCGGAGGATTTCACCAAAAATCTGGCGTTTATTAGCGATCGCCCCTTGGATGTGGAAAAATCGGCGGGGGAACTGACTCGGGAACTGGCACGAAAGTTGGCCCGCGATCGCACTCGTCAACTGGTTCTGGACCTGGATTATTTACTCGATACCCCCAACAATTTTGCCCTCGATCGCGCCGGAGATTTGGCCTTTGTCAGCATTCTGACTCGATTGGTGGAAGAGGTGGGAATTTTTAAAGATTGCCAGGAGACGATCGCCGCTTTGCAATCTCTGCAAACGGAGATTCCCGATAGCAATGCCGCCTATCAAGTGCATTATGAGTTCCGAGATCGCCTTCGTCAAACTTGGTTAACTGCCCTCAATTTGTCCAGCGATCGCCTCAAATTATCCCCAGAGGAAAAGCAGGCATTAGGCGATTATTTGTATGCCAATGGGTTGATTGTTCGCTGCTACCATGCCGCATCGGAAGTCACCCCCGCCACCTGGAGAGTCATCCAAGGACGAATGTTGCGTGGGAATTAG
- the miaB gene encoding tRNA (N6-isopentenyl adenosine(37)-C2)-methylthiotransferase MiaB — MSSIPRRYHITTFGCQMNKADSERMAGILENMGFQFSEDPNQADLILYNTCSIRDNAEHKVYSYLGRQAKRKLQQPNLTLIVAGCVAQQEGEALLRRVPELDMVMGPQHANRLEDLLEQVFAGNQVVATEALHIMEDITKPRRESQVTAWVNVIYGCNERCTYCIVPSVRGIEQSRTPEAIRAEMEELGRQGYKEVTLLGQNIDAYGRDLPGTTPEGRNLHTLTDLLYFVHDVPGIERIRFATSHPRYFTERLIRACQELPKVCEHFHIPFQSGDNDILKAMARGYTQEKYRRIIDMIRHYMPDASISADAIVGFPGETEEQFENTLKLLEEISFDMLNTAAYSPRPGTPAAVWENQLSEEVKSDRLQRLNHLVSIKAAERSQRYLGRIEEVLVEEQNTKDPTQVMGRTRGNRLTFFTGDINQLKGQLVQVKITESRAFSLSGEAIPQPALV; from the coding sequence ATGTCCTCTATTCCTCGTCGTTACCACATCACCACCTTCGGCTGTCAGATGAACAAAGCTGACTCCGAACGCATGGCAGGTATCCTGGAAAATATGGGGTTCCAGTTTTCCGAAGACCCCAACCAAGCCGATCTCATCCTCTACAATACCTGCTCAATTCGGGATAATGCCGAGCATAAAGTGTATTCCTACTTAGGCAGGCAAGCCAAACGCAAACTCCAACAACCCAACCTCACCCTGATCGTTGCCGGTTGCGTGGCACAACAGGAAGGAGAAGCACTCCTGCGCCGGGTGCCCGAATTAGATATGGTCATGGGACCCCAACACGCCAACCGCCTAGAGGATTTGCTTGAACAGGTGTTCGCCGGGAACCAAGTGGTCGCGACCGAGGCGCTGCATATCATGGAGGATATCACCAAACCGCGCCGGGAGAGCCAAGTTACCGCCTGGGTGAACGTGATTTACGGCTGTAACGAACGCTGCACCTATTGCATTGTCCCCTCGGTGCGTGGCATCGAACAATCCCGCACCCCAGAAGCAATCCGCGCCGAAATGGAAGAACTCGGACGCCAGGGATACAAAGAAGTCACCTTACTCGGTCAAAATATCGACGCCTACGGCAGAGATTTACCGGGAACGACACCGGAGGGACGGAATTTACATACCCTCACGGATTTGCTCTATTTCGTTCATGATGTCCCCGGGATTGAACGGATTCGCTTTGCCACCTCTCACCCCCGGTATTTCACCGAGAGATTAATTCGGGCTTGTCAGGAATTGCCGAAAGTTTGCGAACATTTTCATATCCCATTTCAATCCGGGGATAACGACATATTGAAGGCGATGGCGCGGGGTTATACCCAGGAAAAATATCGCCGCATTATTGATATGATTCGCCACTATATGCCCGATGCTTCTATCAGTGCCGATGCAATTGTGGGGTTCCCTGGGGAAACTGAGGAACAGTTTGAAAATACTCTGAAACTGTTAGAAGAGATTAGCTTTGATATGCTCAATACTGCGGCCTATTCCCCACGTCCGGGGACACCAGCGGCAGTGTGGGAGAATCAGTTGAGTGAAGAAGTGAAAAGCGATCGCCTGCAACGGTTGAATCACTTAGTCTCTATCAAAGCCGCCGAGCGATCGCAGCGCTATCTAGGGCGAATTGAAGAAGTCCTAGTCGAGGAGCAAAATACCAAAGACCCCACTCAAGTCATGGGAAGAACAAGAGGCAACCGCCTCACCTTCTTCACCGGGGATATCAATCAATTAAAGGGACAGTTAGTCCAAGTGAAGATTACTGAATCCCGCGCCTTCAGTTTATCCGGGGAGGCGATTCCTCAACCGGCGTTGGTTTAA
- a CDS encoding class I SAM-dependent methyltransferase — MPSILPTRNGNQNPMIQERSQYKETWDNLAANMDEAKLYVAGHTDEAELDRTGLNTVNRIERFVGIQPEDICLEIGCGVGRVGKFLSPKCQKWIGTDISANMLQYAAQRLNGLENIELIELSGVGLQEIADNSIDLVYCTVVFMHLYEWDRYQYLKEAFRVLKSGGRCFFDNLDLTSSHGWDVFMAGYAYPIDQRPAYLSMCSTGEELETYARQSGFSEIKIHRWGDARVGVTGIKP; from the coding sequence GTGCCGTCAATTTTACCCACTAGGAATGGAAATCAGAACCCTATGATTCAGGAGCGATCGCAATATAAGGAAACTTGGGACAACCTCGCCGCCAATATGGATGAGGCTAAACTTTATGTCGCCGGACATACGGATGAAGCCGAATTAGACCGCACAGGACTGAATACGGTGAATCGAATTGAGCGATTTGTGGGTATCCAACCGGAAGATATTTGTTTAGAAATTGGCTGTGGTGTGGGTCGAGTTGGCAAGTTTTTAAGTCCCAAATGTCAGAAATGGATTGGGACCGATATTTCGGCGAATATGCTTCAATATGCCGCTCAACGTCTCAATGGGTTAGAGAATATTGAATTAATTGAATTGAGTGGGGTGGGATTACAGGAAATTGCGGATAATTCCATTGATTTGGTCTACTGTACGGTGGTGTTTATGCACCTGTATGAGTGGGACCGCTATCAGTATTTAAAAGAAGCCTTTCGCGTGTTAAAGTCCGGAGGACGCTGCTTTTTTGATAATCTGGATTTGACTTCCAGTCATGGATGGGACGTATTTATGGCGGGGTATGCTTATCCGATTGACCAACGTCCCGCCTATTTGAGTATGTGTTCCACGGGAGAGGAATTAGAAACCTACGCTCGGCAGTCGGGCTTTTCCGAGATTAAAATCCATCGTTGGGGAGATGCGCGAGTGGGGGTGACGGGGATAAAACCGTGA
- a CDS encoding mechanosensitive ion channel family protein: MNQLFQQIQETLINLIAQGVALIPAILIALVVLGITWYAANVVRRLTMAAGRRVVKNKSLRTLMVQTAYVAAWSVGIIVACVLAFPGLALGDIIGLLGLSSVAIGFAFQDIFKNFLAGILLLLQEPFRLGDQIIVEGYEGTVEEIAIRSTQIRTYQGERVVIPNASVFTNAVQVRTAFSYRRTDLEIGVDYNTPLPKAVDTLLDAVSQVPGVLSKPEPEIDVLGFGESSIDMIVRYWTEPDRPSVRRTQTKVAIALKAACDRANINIPYPIRTLYYYDQEKFADNSPSSGNGDRI; encoded by the coding sequence ATGAACCAACTTTTTCAACAAATCCAAGAAACTCTGATTAACTTAATTGCTCAAGGGGTAGCCTTAATCCCGGCAATTTTGATTGCTTTAGTTGTGTTGGGGATTACTTGGTATGCTGCTAATGTGGTTCGTCGCCTAACGATGGCGGCAGGACGACGAGTTGTAAAAAATAAATCCCTCCGAACGTTAATGGTCCAAACGGCTTATGTTGCGGCATGGTCTGTGGGAATCATTGTAGCCTGTGTTTTAGCATTTCCGGGTTTGGCATTAGGAGATATCATTGGGTTATTGGGATTAAGTTCCGTTGCCATTGGTTTTGCCTTTCAGGATATTTTTAAAAATTTCCTAGCGGGAATTCTGCTGTTATTGCAGGAACCCTTTAGACTAGGGGACCAAATTATTGTGGAAGGATATGAGGGAACAGTCGAGGAAATTGCCATCCGTTCGACGCAAATTCGCACCTATCAAGGGGAGCGAGTTGTGATTCCGAATGCGTCAGTTTTTACCAATGCGGTGCAAGTTAGAACGGCGTTTTCCTATCGGCGCACGGATTTAGAAATTGGGGTGGATTACAATACTCCCTTACCGAAGGCAGTAGATACGCTACTGGATGCGGTGTCCCAGGTTCCGGGGGTGTTATCGAAACCGGAACCGGAAATTGATGTTCTGGGGTTTGGGGAGAGTTCAATTGATATGATTGTGCGGTATTGGACGGAACCGGATCGACCCTCGGTGCGACGGACTCAAACGAAGGTGGCGATCGCCTTAAAAGCGGCTTGCGATCGCGCCAATATTAATATTCCCTATCCCATCCGCACCCTGTATTATTATGACCAAGAAAAGTTTGCCGATAATAGTCCCAGTTCGGGAAATGGCGATCGCATCTAG